Proteins co-encoded in one Flavobacterium sp. M31R6 genomic window:
- a CDS encoding DUF6337 family protein, with product MIFLFFISFITLVVLLTYLDKKLWGTIYTPAIVLVWPFLILLIIDSFYLKSNFTYFRLNQNVILIWFFGILVFWVAGLLVKLSFKDIKVSKLQLETYGNNITISKSKLCLLFYISYPLIFICIFKIYTIASSFGFNFGDDNFQDNLGKGFIAHSILLLILISIFLIIFFNKSYYKALQIGIIVITLIFSVLYAVKSWIIIPLISSFIGRLLLKKTKLKFSHLIVFISPFLIFWLIYKISLGFESSNDEFIFQHMIDYLLSGPIAFSEHLNQNLPIGTEPGYAFTPLINIFRFLIGEKPLSPISNYYVTISTGFEPNVKTFFGTLYIYGGLSYILTSFLLGIMFYSYLLVFCYSLNSQSTPFVTSLYVFMLGLLFMGWFDSYVIHLSLYEIPFWVLLLHFLFKIKNS from the coding sequence ATGATATTTTTATTTTTTATCTCTTTTATAACATTAGTTGTTTTATTAACATATTTGGATAAAAAATTATGGGGTACAATATATACGCCAGCTATTGTATTAGTATGGCCCTTTCTTATTCTACTAATTATTGATTCTTTTTATCTTAAATCAAATTTTACCTATTTTAGATTAAATCAAAATGTGATTTTAATTTGGTTTTTCGGAATACTTGTTTTTTGGGTAGCAGGACTTTTAGTTAAATTATCCTTCAAAGATATTAAAGTAAGTAAGTTACAGTTGGAGACATATGGTAATAATATTACGATATCTAAATCCAAACTTTGTCTTTTATTTTATATTTCATATCCTTTAATTTTCATATGTATTTTTAAGATTTATACTATCGCCTCTAGTTTTGGTTTTAATTTTGGGGATGACAATTTTCAGGATAATCTAGGTAAAGGATTTATTGCACATTCAATTTTATTACTAATACTGATCTCTATATTTTTAATTATTTTTTTTAATAAAAGTTACTATAAAGCATTACAAATAGGTATTATTGTCATAACATTAATTTTTTCAGTACTTTATGCAGTAAAATCATGGATTATTATTCCTCTTATATCTTCTTTTATTGGTAGATTATTATTAAAAAAGACAAAATTAAAGTTTAGTCATTTAATTGTTTTTATCTCTCCCTTTTTGATTTTTTGGTTGATTTATAAAATTTCACTTGGTTTTGAATCTTCAAATGATGAATTTATTTTTCAACATATGATTGATTATCTTTTATCAGGTCCCATTGCTTTTTCTGAACATCTTAATCAAAATTTACCAATTGGTACTGAGCCAGGATATGCTTTTACACCGTTAATTAATATTTTTCGTTTTTTAATAGGAGAAAAACCTTTGAGTCCAATTTCTAATTATTACGTTACAATTTCTACTGGTTTTGAGCCAAATGTTAAAACTTTTTTTGGCACGCTGTATATATATGGAGGACTTTCTTATATACTAACTTCTTTTTTACTCGGGATAATGTTTTATAGCTATTTGTTGGTTTTTTGTTATTCTTTAAACTCTCAAAGCACTCCTTTTGTTACATCATTGTATGTATTTATGCTCGGTTTATTATTTATGGGCTGGTTTGACAGTTATGTTATTCATTTGTCACTTTACGAAATACCATTTTGGGTACTTTTGTTACATTTTTTGTTTAAAATAAAAAACTCATAA
- a CDS encoding glycosyltransferase family 2 protein — MNNNFNNKCLVSIIIPCRNEIDHIEETLKCIYENEYPSDLIEVIIVDGISNDGTRELFPEIKRKYNQISIIDNHNQRTPFAFNLGIKQAKGNIVMICGARFLLSKNYLNEIVDVLSNHDEIGCVGGKIINVYENATSEIISKAMASKFGVGFNNFRTINTDVYVDTVTPPSFRKSIFEELGYFDEYLTRNQDDDFSFRLIKAGYKILLKSNISFKYYVRASFDKLFKQYRQYGYWKVYVNKKHKTVTTIRQLFPVLFLLSFPIFALLILLNIKFVYVFLLEIFSYLLLNFFFAFQTNKFNLIHVSKQMYTCFVLHFSYGFGYLEGILDFLILNKKNSNKNETLSR, encoded by the coding sequence TTGAATAATAATTTTAATAATAAATGTTTAGTTTCGATTATTATTCCTTGTAGGAATGAAATAGATCATATCGAAGAAACCCTTAAATGTATTTATGAAAATGAGTATCCTTCAGATTTAATTGAAGTAATTATAGTAGATGGAATTAGCAATGACGGAACAAGAGAGTTATTTCCAGAAATTAAAAGGAAATACAATCAGATTTCAATTATTGATAATCATAATCAAAGAACTCCTTTTGCCTTTAATTTAGGAATTAAACAGGCTAAAGGTAATATAGTCATGATATGTGGGGCTAGATTTTTATTGTCTAAAAATTACTTAAATGAAATTGTTGATGTTTTGAGTAATCACGATGAAATAGGTTGTGTAGGGGGAAAAATTATTAATGTTTATGAAAATGCAACAAGTGAGATTATTTCAAAAGCAATGGCTTCAAAATTTGGAGTTGGATTTAATAATTTTAGGACTATTAATACGGATGTTTATGTAGATACTGTAACTCCTCCATCATTTCGAAAATCAATTTTTGAAGAATTGGGTTATTTTGATGAATATTTAACTAGGAACCAGGATGACGATTTTAGCTTTAGATTGATAAAAGCAGGTTATAAAATACTTTTAAAGTCAAATATTTCATTTAAATATTATGTAAGAGCTAGTTTTGATAAATTATTCAAACAGTATAGGCAATATGGCTATTGGAAAGTTTATGTAAATAAAAAGCATAAAACGGTAACGACAATAAGGCAATTATTTCCTGTATTATTTTTATTGTCATTTCCGATATTTGCTTTATTGATTTTACTAAATATAAAATTTGTTTATGTTTTCTTATTGGAAATTTTTAGTTACTTATTATTAAATTTCTTTTTTGCTTTTCAAACAAATAAATTTAATTTAATTCATGTTTCCAAGCAAATGTATACCTGTTTTGTACTACATTTTAGTTATGGTTTTGGTTATCTAGAAGGAATACTTGATTTTTTAATTTTAAATAAAAAAAACAGCAATAAAAACGAAACACTCTCAAGATAA
- a CDS encoding DegT/DnrJ/EryC1/StrS aminotransferase family protein, with translation MKIPFSPPFIDKEVIEEVLDSLNSGWITTGPKVKALEEEIKNFSNAKEVLCVNSWTSGAIMMLRWLGVQTGDEVIVPAYTYSATALAVLHAGAIPIMVDVCDDFNISVDAIRGAITSKTKAIIPVDIAGFPCDYDAIMDIVKSNEMRSLFIPTSDVQQKLGRILVMNDAAHSLGAFYKRDVRTGSETDVAIFSLHAVKNVTTAEGGAICLNLPAPFDNESLYTTLRQMSLNCQTKDAFSKSKAGGWRYDIVGLGMKINMADVNAAIGLAQMRQYPTLLIDRKRVFNAYDKAFSKYTWAITPPSVKDGKESSYHLYALRIKDITEAQRDDIIDVIAKKDVSVNVHFIPMPMLTFFRELGYDIKDYPQAYKNYACEISLPIYPQLTDDEVHFVINTVKESYETVIQAK, from the coding sequence ATGAAAATACCGTTTTCCCCTCCTTTTATAGATAAAGAAGTTATTGAAGAAGTCTTAGATTCATTAAATTCAGGATGGATCACAACAGGTCCTAAAGTAAAAGCATTAGAGGAAGAAATTAAAAATTTTTCTAATGCAAAAGAAGTATTGTGTGTTAATTCCTGGACTTCTGGAGCTATAATGATGCTCAGATGGCTGGGAGTGCAAACAGGAGACGAAGTTATTGTTCCTGCCTATACGTATAGCGCAACTGCTCTTGCTGTGCTGCATGCCGGAGCTATACCCATAATGGTCGATGTTTGTGATGATTTTAATATCTCAGTTGACGCTATTAGGGGAGCGATTACATCTAAAACGAAAGCAATAATTCCAGTGGATATTGCCGGGTTCCCTTGTGATTATGATGCTATTATGGACATTGTTAAGTCTAATGAAATGAGGTCATTATTTATCCCTACTTCTGATGTTCAACAAAAGTTGGGTAGAATTTTAGTAATGAATGATGCGGCGCACTCTTTGGGGGCTTTTTATAAAAGAGATGTCCGTACCGGTAGTGAGACGGATGTAGCTATTTTTTCATTACATGCAGTGAAAAATGTTACTACGGCCGAAGGAGGTGCAATCTGTTTAAATTTGCCTGCTCCTTTTGATAATGAAAGTCTTTATACAACCTTACGTCAAATGAGTTTGAACTGTCAAACCAAAGATGCTTTTTCAAAGAGTAAAGCTGGGGGATGGCGATATGATATTGTTGGGTTAGGTATGAAAATTAATATGGCAGATGTAAATGCGGCTATTGGTTTGGCACAAATGCGTCAGTATCCTACATTATTAATTGATAGGAAAAGAGTATTTAATGCTTATGACAAAGCTTTTTCCAAATATACTTGGGCTATAACACCTCCTTCTGTAAAAGATGGCAAGGAGAGCTCATATCATCTTTATGCACTTAGAATAAAAGATATTACCGAAGCACAAAGAGATGATATTATAGATGTAATTGCGAAGAAGGATGTGTCTGTAAATGTTCATTTTATTCCAATGCCAATGCTTACCTTTTTTAGAGAGCTAGGTTATGATATTAAGGATTATCCACAGGCCTATAAAAACTATGCTTGTGAAATATCTTTGCCTATTTATCCGCAACTTACAGATGATGAGGTTCATTTTGTTATCAATACCGTTAAAGAATCATATGAAACAGTAATTCAAGCTAAATGA
- a CDS encoding glycosyltransferase yields the protein MKILLLSNANSIHTKRWATSLAQRNIEICLFSLEKNEDMEYEKFSNIIIIDGGFQNNSSKDGEISKITLIQYLPKLLKVIKNFKPDIVHAHYATSYGLLGALCGFKPFILSVWGSDIYDFPKISFIHKLMIKFNLYRADEILSTSHVMALETNKYTKKRIHITPFGIDLSKFRKIETNSFFSSEAIVIGTVKTLSSKYGIDYLIKAFKIVKEDNPSLQLKLMIVGEGEDKTKLVNLCENLDILNDVNFVGKVENYLVPNYINMMDIYVALSNSESFGVAIIEASACEKPVVVSNVGGLPEVVANNETGFVVESKNPQEAAYTIEKLILDKSLRITMGKAGRERVKKLYDWEDNVDLVIGIYSKVNLNSMNS from the coding sequence ATGAAAATTCTTTTACTTTCTAATGCCAATTCCATTCATACTAAAAGATGGGCAACTTCCTTAGCTCAAAGAAATATTGAAATTTGTCTATTTTCACTAGAAAAAAATGAGGATATGGAATATGAAAAGTTTTCTAATATAATAATTATTGATGGTGGATTTCAAAACAATTCTTCAAAAGATGGGGAGATATCAAAAATTACTTTAATTCAATATTTACCAAAATTATTAAAAGTTATAAAGAATTTTAAACCAGACATAGTACATGCTCATTATGCCACTAGTTATGGTTTGTTGGGAGCCCTGTGTGGTTTTAAACCATTTATTTTATCTGTTTGGGGAAGTGATATTTATGATTTTCCTAAAATATCATTTATTCATAAATTGATGATAAAGTTTAATCTATATAGAGCTGATGAAATTTTATCAACAAGCCATGTAATGGCATTGGAAACTAATAAATATACAAAAAAGAGAATCCATATAACTCCATTTGGAATTGATTTGTCAAAATTTAGAAAAATAGAAACTAATAGTTTTTTTTCTTCCGAAGCAATAGTAATAGGCACTGTTAAGACTTTGTCGTCAAAATATGGGATTGATTATCTTATTAAAGCTTTTAAAATCGTTAAAGAGGACAACCCTAGTTTGCAGTTAAAGCTAATGATTGTTGGAGAAGGAGAAGATAAAACAAAGCTCGTAAATTTATGTGAGAATCTTGATATTTTAAATGATGTTAATTTTGTAGGTAAAGTTGAGAATTATTTAGTCCCGAATTATATAAATATGATGGACATTTATGTAGCATTATCTAATAGTGAAAGTTTTGGAGTTGCCATAATCGAAGCTTCTGCTTGCGAAAAACCGGTTGTGGTTTCAAATGTTGGTGGTTTGCCTGAAGTTGTTGCTAATAATGAAACTGGATTCGTTGTTGAGTCAAAGAATCCTCAAGAAGCAGCATATACTATTGAAAAATTAATATTAGATAAAAGTTTGAGAATTACAATGGGAAAAGCAGGTAGAGAACGTGTAAAAAAACTTTATGATTGGGAAGATAATGTAGATTTGGTAATTGGGATATACTCTAAAGTTAATTTAAACAGTATGAATAGTTAA